In Gadus macrocephalus chromosome 4, ASM3116895v1, the following proteins share a genomic window:
- the dhx29 gene encoding ATP-dependent RNA helicase DHX29, whose translation MGGKKKKACAAAAPVAAARGAPAAANIVAEDPSVGKKPPPIKPVKPVKDNKPKAPRTYSLANTAQVDTGGVADKSILKVVIQVDLEKKIIKLINDFRQENGDKGPISGRLTNKKLLDLYTALQKFNFKTEHIEEAMKSSVLYGGDLHSALDWLCLNLKDEELPDGFRQQMQEENQKSRPKYQPIVHEKPAPPSPKASRDDSPKEAIKAPVKDEAAVKDWILRYAEQSSEEEEVEEKEKGGGNNLASSMEQEGKFDPNDRYLVLTAQLYDTKDMAATAKLKKDKASQRMAQDRIRIIQQEMKPLESHPMFNPAIKVVDAPKENKALPVAVEEGLNLFDQVPVPPPAVKESKKNEPKDIRDFDYTSRSWTGKSPKQFLIDWVRKNLPKSPAPAFHKVQVGKYWKCKVRVQRLDDVLEVCPTILTEDGMQAQHLGAVLALYTMVKGQSVHQLLPSTYRDVWLEWRDRDQQRQEESRTAANKPRDQFIARLLTRLKQQQQHNPSSGSQDPHPRFGSKATQPAGGEDEPEESWENLAGLEMEDGGETNDKAEAGRGRKEKGGGFEASRELMIRMRKSPLACKLKAEREQLPVFQHRHRVMEALGRHRVVVVAGETGSGKSTQVPQFLLEELLLGGDGAGAARPCNIVVTQPRRISAMSLATRVNQELGCEDAPGSKMSICGYQIRMENRSGEATRLLYCTTGVLLRKLQQERHLDSLTHIIVDEVHERSVQSDFLLTILRDMVLRRSDLRIVLMSATVDCTKFSRYFNNCPVVSVPGRTFPVEVFHLEDIVEQTGYVLEKDSEYSQRILEDEEEVNISVSQKGGKTTQHQEFVTKDANAGWDLGPDLDHFSSRTRHVLQYMNPNKINMELLLDIIDYLDKSPQFSCMDGAILVFLPGLAHIQQLYDLLSNDKRFRIKDRYVLVALHSTLSSKDQASAFTVPPAGVRKIVLSTNIAETGVTIPDVVFVIDSGKTKENKYHESSQMSSLVETFVSKASALQRQGRAGRVRDGFCFRLYPKFRFDAFMDYAVPEILRVPLEELCLHIMKCDYGSPEDFLKRSLDAPQPQSVSNAVSLLRKMGACHATDHALTPLGHHLAGLPVNVKIGKMLIYGAILGCLDPIATIVAAITEKSPFSTPMHRKDEANVAKAALAFGNSDHLTIYNAYQGWKNSRMDGTRTEMTFCRNNFLNRTALITIEDVKQELMRMMEQAGFWSPRCSSSSSSSSSSSSRGPLAPLSKHTISVMKAVLTAGLYDNVSRVLCTLSVDVLERVACTGETPQGKAQVHPSSVNRNLQTHGWLLYQEKVKYTKIYLRDTTLISPFPLLLFGGDIDVQHRERLITVDGWILFQAPVRIGVIFKHLRKLMDSLLEKKLANPKMNLEDEKTIQLILELIKTENTVNL comes from the exons ATGGgtggaaagaagaagaaagcgtGTGCGGCAGCGGCGCCTGTAGCCGCGGCTAGAGGGGCTCCTGCAGCGGCCAACATCGTGGCAGAAGACCCCTCTGTTGGCAAGAAACCTCCACCGATCAAGCCAGTGAAACCAGTAAAGGACAACAAACCCAAAG CTCCGAGGACCTACAGCCTGGCCAACACTGCCCAGGTGGACACCGGTGGGGTCGCTGACAAATCGATTCTCAAA GTGGTCATTCAAGTGGACCTGGAGAAGAAGATCATCAAGCTGATCAATGACTTCAGACAGGAGAATGGAGACAAGGGGCCAATATCCGGGAGACTCACCAATAAGAAATTGCTG GACCTTTACACCGCTCTGCAGAAGTTCAACTTCAAGACAGAGCACATTGAAGAGGCCATGAAAAGCAGTGTGTTGTATGGTGGCGATCTCCACTCTGCTCTCGACTGGCTTTGTCTGAATCTCAAAGATG AGGAGCTTCCTGATGGTTTCCGGCAGCAGATGCAGGAGGAGAATCAGAAGAGCAGGCCCAAGTACCAGCCCATAGTCCATGAAAAGCCCGCCCCACCCAGCCCCAAAGCATCCCGTGATGACTCTCCGAAGGAGGCCATTAag GCCCCGGTGAAGGACGAGGCTGCTGTGAAGGACTGGATCCTCAGATACGCTGAGCagagcagcgaggaggaggaggtggaggagaaagaaaaGGGCGGAGGGAACAATCTTGCCAGCAGCATGGAGCAGGAGGGCAAGTTTGACCCA AACGACAGGTACCTGGTGTTAACTGCCCAGCTGTACGACACCAAGGACATGGCAGCCACCGCCAAGTTAAAAAAAGACAAAGCATCCCAAAGGATGGCCCAGGACAGGATACGCATCATACAGCAAG AAATGAAACCTCTGGAGTCACATCCAATGTTCAACCCAGCTATAAAGGTAGTGGACGCGCCCAAGGAGAACAAAGCACTTCCTGTGGCCGTGGAGGAGGGTCTCAACCTGTTTGATCAAGTTCCAGTCCCGCCCCCGGCAGTTAAAG AGTCCAAGAAGAACGAGCCAAAGGACATTCGTGACTTTGACTACACGTCCCGCAGTTGGACGGGCAAGTCTCCGAAACAGTTCCTGATCGACTGGGTCCGCAAGAACCTGCCCAAGAGCCCCGCACCGGCCTTCCACAAGGTCCAGGTTGGGAAGTACTGGAAGTGCAA GGTGCGTGTCCAGAGGCTAGATGACGTGCTGGAGGTCTGTCCCACCATCCTGACCGAGGACGGCATGCAGGCCCAACACCTGGGGGCTGTCCTGGCTCTGTACACCATGGTCAAAGGACAG TCGGTGCACCAGCTGCTGCCCTCCACCTACCGGGACGTGTGGCTGGAGTGGCGGGACCGGGACCAGCAGAGGCAGGAGGAGAGCCGCACCGCCGCCAACAAGCCCCGGGACCAGTTCATCGCCCGCCTGCTCACCCGgctcaagcagcagcagcagcacaaccCCAGCTCGGGCTCCCAGGACCCCCATCCCCGGTTCGGATCCAAGGCGACGCAGCCCGCCGGCGGGGAGGACGAGCCGGAGGAGTCCTGGGAGAACCTGGCGGGCCTGGAGATGGAGGACGGCGGGGAGACCAACGACAAGGCGGAGGCCGGCCGGGGGAGGAaagagaagggcggagggttcGAAGCGTCCAGGGAGCTGATGATCAGGATGAGGAAGTCCCCACTGGCGTGCAAACTCAAG GCGGAGCGGGAGCAGCTGCCGGTCTTCCAGCACCGCCACCGGGTGATGGAGGCCCTGGGACGGCaccgcgtggtggtggtggccgggGAGACGGGCAGCGGCAAGAGCACCCAGGTGCCCCAGTTCctcctggaggagctgctgctggggggggacGGGGCGGGCGCGGCGCGGCCCTGCAACATAGTGGTGACCCAGCCCCGCAGGATCTCGGCCATGAGCCTGGCCACCCGGGTCAACCAGGAGCTGGGCTGTGAGGACGCGCCCGGGTCCAAG ATGTCTATTTGTGGGTACCAGATCCGGATGGAGAACCGGTCGGGCGAGGCCACCCGCCTGCTGTACTGCACCACGGGGGTCCTGCTCAGGAAGCTCCAGCAGGAGCGCCACCtggactcactcacacacatcatcGTGGACGAG GTGCACGAGCGCAGCGTGCAGTCGGACTTCCTGCTGACCATCCTGAGAGACATGGTGCTGCGGCGTTCCGACCTGCGGATCGTCCTGATGAGCGCCACGGTGGACTGCACCAAGTTCTCCCGATACTTCAACAACTGCCCCGTGGTCTCGGTGCCCGGGAGGACCTTCCCCGTGGAG GTGTTCCACCTGGAGGACATCGTGGAGCAGACGGGCTACGTGCTGGAGAAGGACTCAGAGTACAGCCAGAGGAtcctggaggacgaggaggaggtcaaCATCTCCGTCTCCCAGAAAGGAGGCAAGACGACGCAGCACCAG GAGTTTGTGACGAAGGACGCCAACGCCGGCTGGGACCTGGGCCCGGACCTGGACCACTTCAGCAGCCGCACCCGCCACGTCCTGCAGTACATGAACCCCAACAAGATCAACATGGAGCTGCTCCTGGACATCATAGACTACCTGG ACAAGTCTCCTCAGTTCTCCTGCATGGATGGAGCCATCCTGGTGTTCCTACCTGGTCTGGCTCACATCCAGCAGCTGTACGACCTACTGTCCAACGACAAGAGGTTTAGGATCAAGGACCG GTATGTTCTGGTGGCCCTTcactccaccctctcctctaaaGACCAAGCGTCTGCCTTCACAGTGCCCCCTGCAGGCGTCAGGAAG ATTGTGTTGTCCACTAACATCGCCGAGACAGGCGTGACTATCCCCGATGTGGTGTTTGTCATCGACAGTGGAAAGACCAAAGAAAACAA GTACCATGAAAGCAGTCAAATGAGCTCCCTGGTGGAGACGTTTGTTTCGAAGGCCAGCGCGCTCCAGCGCCAGGGCCGGGCGGGGCGAGTCAGGGACGGCTTCTGCTTCAGACTCTACCCGAAGTTCAG GTTTGATGCCTTCATGGATTACGCAGTCCCAGAGATACTACGGGTTCCTCTGGAAGAGCTGTGCCTGCATATTATG AAGTGCGACTACGGCTCGCCGGAGGACTTCCTGAAGCGCTCGCTGGATGCCCCGCAGCCCCAGTCGGTTAGTAACGCCGTCAGCCTGCTGAGGAAGATGGGGGCGTGCCACGCCACCGACCACGCCCTCACGCCGCTGGGCCACCACCTGGCCGGCCTGCCCGTCAACGTCAAGATCGGCAAGATGCTGATCTACGGCGCCATCCTAGGCTGCCTGGACCCCATC GCCACCATCGTGGCAGCCATCACAGAGAAGTCTCCCTTCTCTACTCCGATGCACAGGAAGGACGAAGCCAACGTGGCCAAAGCTGCCCTCGCGTTCGGGAACTCTGATCACCTGACCATATACAACGCTTACCAGGG TTGGAAGAACTCACGGATGGATGGAACACGGACTGAAATGACCTTCTGTCGGAACAACTTCCTGAACCGAACCGCCCTCATCACTATAGAG GACGTGAAACAGGAGCTGATGAGGATGATGGAGCAGGCTGGATTCTGGTCCcctcgctgctcctcctcctcctcctcctcctcctcctcctcctccagggggcCCTTGGCGCCCCTGTCCAAGCACACCATCTCGGTGATGAAGGCGGTGCTCACGGCGGGCCTCTACGACAACGTGTCCCGCGTCCTGTGCACCCTCTCGGTGGACGTGCTGGAGCGTGTGGCCTGCACGGGCGAGACCCCCCAGGGCAAGGCCCAGGTGCACCCGTCCTCCGTCAACCGCAACCTGCAGACCCACGGCTGGCTGCTGTACCAGGAGAAG GTGAAGTACACCAAGATCTACCTGCGAGACACCACCCTGATCTCCCCGTTCCCCCTGCTGCTGTTCGGAGGGGACATAGACGTCCAACACAGAGAACGCCTCATCACTGTGGACGGGTGGATTCTCTtccag GCTCCAGTGAGGATTGGGGTCATCTTCAAACACCTGAGGAAGCTGATGGACTCGCTGTTGGAAAAGAAGCTAGCCAACCCCAAGATGAA
- the mtrex gene encoding exosome RNA helicase MTR4 — MYCHSGVESLKRDNLSSVHPKNPVVLDIRERNTIWTHTARGFRSGSVTVDSRCIVGIVSMPLGNMADAFGDALFSVFDDDTAASSKTTPTAPTTNAGSHVDGEDAFHGRGKREADQDVTEEMVYSKKSKHDTADDNMADFMPQVKVEQVDTVEGCNHEVALQASEDYAPLKPRVGKAAKEYPFILDPFQREAILCIDNNQSVLVSAHTSAGKTVCAEYAIALALREKQRVIFTSPIKALSNQKYREMYEEFQDVGLMTGDVTINPTASCLVMTTEILRSMLYRGSEIMREVAWVVFDEIHYMRDAERGVVWEETIILLPDNVHYVFLSATIPNAKQFAEWICHLHKQPCHVVYTDYRPTPLQHYLFPAGGDGLHLVVDENGDFREENFNTAMQVLRDAGDAGGGSGGAKWDPKGRKGGTRGPSNVFKIVKMIMERNFQPVIIFSFSKKECEAYALQVSKLDFNSEEEKKLVEEVFNNAIDCLSDEDKKLPQVEHVLPLLKRGIGIHHGGLLPILKETIEILFGEGLLKALFATETFAMGINMPARTVLFTSARKFDGKNHRFITSGEYIQMSGRAGRRGMDERGIVIFMVDEKMSPAIGKQLLKGSADPLNSAFHLTYNMVLNLLRVEEINPEYMLEKSFYQFQHYRALPGVLEKVKMLEAQYHAIDIPNEESVVTYFKIRQQLAKLAKEIQEFVHKPKYCLPFLQPGRLVKVKSTTADFGWGVVVNFNKKTNVKTVADADPLIVVEVLLHCSKDSVKDAATEAATPAGPGETGEMQVVPVMLHLLTSISSVRLYIPKDLRPYDNRQLMLKSIQEVKKRFPDGVPVLDPVDDMGIKDPGLKKVIQKVEAFEHRMYSHPLHSDPNLESAYSLCERKALIAADVRTAKQELKKARTVLQMDKLKCRKRVLRRLGFAGPSDVIEMKGRVACEISSADELLLTEMIFNGLFNDLTAEQATSLLSCFVFQENASEMPKLTEQLAGPLRQMQECAKRIAKVSADAKLEVDEDTYLNQFKPHLMDVVYTWANGASFAQICKMTDVFEGSIIRCMRRLEEVLRQMCSAAKAIGNTELENKFAEGITKIKRDIVFAASLYL; from the exons ATGTACTGCCATTCAGGTGTTGAGTCATTAAAACGTGACAATCTTTCATCTGTCCATCCCAAGAATCCAGTTGTGTTAGATATTCGTGAGAGGAACACTATTTGGACGCACACGGCTCGGGGCTTCCGTAGCGGAAGTGTTACCGTAGACTCGCGTTGCATTGTGGGAATCGTGTCAATGCCGCTTGGAAACATGGCGGACGCTTTTGGAGACGCGCTGTTCAGCGTGTTTGATGATGATACCGCTGCGTCTAGCAAAACGACACCCACTGCCCCCACAACAAATGCTGG TTCACATGTAGATGGGGAGGATGCATTTCACGGACGGGGCAAGAGGGAGGCGGACCAAGACGTCACGGAGGAGATGGTCTACAGTAAAAAGTCTAAACATGATACTGCCGACGACAA TATGGCGGACTTTATGCCCCAGGTGAAGGTGGAGCAAGTTGATACTGTTGAAGGATGCAACCATGAG GTGGCACTCCAGGCCAGTGAAGACTACGCACCCCTCAAACCTCGAGTTGGAAAAGCAGCAAAG GAATACCCTTTTATTTTGGATCCATTCCAGCGCGAGGCCATCTTGTGTATTGACAACAATCAGTCTGTACTGGTTTCTGCTCACACCTCTGCTGGCAAGACTGTCTGTGCCGA GTATGCAATAGCGTTGGCAttgagagagaagcagagggtGATCTTCACCAGCCCAATCAAGGCCCTGTCCAACCAGAAGTACAGAGAGATGTATGAAGAGTTCCAGGACGTCGGCCTGATGACTGGCGATGTCACCATCAATCCTACCGCATCTTGCCTCGTCATGACGACAGAG ATCTTGAGGAGCATGCTGTACAGAGGCTCTGAGATCATGAGGGAGGTGGCCTGGGTGGTCTTTGATGAGATCCATTACATGAGAGACGCAG AGCGTGGCGTGGTTTGGGAGGAGACCATCATCCTACTTCCCGACAATGTACATTACGTCTTCCTGTCTGCCACCATCCCCAACGCCAAGCAGTTTGCAGAGTGGATCTGCCACCTGCACAAACAG CCCTGCCATGTGGTGTACACAGACTACCGTCCCACTCCCCTGCAGCACTACCTATTCCCAGCAGGGGGCGACGGACTCCATCTGGTGGTCGACGAGAAC GGGGACTTCAGAGAGGAGAACTTCAACACGGCCATGCAGGTACTGAGGGACGCCGGCGACGCGGGCGGTGGCTCCGGAGGGGCCAAGTGGGACCCCAAGGGACGCAAAGGCGGAACCAGAG GTCCCTCCAACGTATTCAAAATAGTGAAGATGATCATGGAGAGGAACTTCCAGCCCGTCATCATCTTCAGCTTCAGCAAGAAGGAGTGTGAGGCCTACGCTCTGCAGGTGTCCAAGCTGGACTTCAACAGCG aggaggagaaaaagctGGTGGAGGAAGTGTTCAACAACGCCATTGACTGTCTGTCAGACGAGGACAAGAAACTACCGCAG GTGGAACACGTGCTGCCTCTGCTGAAGCGAGGCATCGGCATTCACCACGGCGGCCTGCTGCCCATCCTGAAGGAGACCATCGAGATCCTGTTTGGGGAAGGCCTGCTTAAG GCCCTGTTTGCAACAGAAACCTTTGCAATGGGGATCAACATGCCGGCTCGCACTGTGCTTTTCACCAGCGCACGCAAGTTTGACGGAAAGAATCATCGCTTT ATCACGTCTGGGGAGTACATCCAGATGTCCGGGAGGGCCGGCAGGAGAGGGATGGACGAGAGGGGGATCGTGATATTCATGGTGGACGAGAAGATGAGCCCCGCCATTGGCAAACAATTGCTCAAG GGCTCGGCGGACCCCCTGAACAGCGCCTTCCACCTCACCTACAACATGGTTCTGAACCTGCTGCGTGTGGAGGAGATCAACCCGGAGTACATGCTGGAGAAGTCCTTCTACCAGTTCCAGCACTACCGGGCCCTGCCCGGCGTCTTGGAGA aGGTGAAGATGCTGGAGGCGCAGTACCATGCCATCGACATCCCCAACGAGGAAAGCGTGGTCACCTACTTCAAGATCAGGCAACAGCTGGCCAAGCTGGCCAAGGAGATCCAGGAGTTCGTCCACAAGCCCAAATACTGCCTGCCCTTCCTGCAGCCGGGCCGCCTCGTCAAG GTGAAAAGCACCACGGCGGACTTTGGTTGGGGCGTGGTGGTGAACTTCAACAAGAAGACGAACGTCAAG ACGGTGGCGGACGCCGACCCCCTGAtcgtggtggaggtcctgctcCACTGCAGTAAGGACAGCGTGAAGGACGCCGCCACGGAGGCTGCCACGCCCGCCGGCCCCGGGGAGACCGGGGAGATGCAG GTGGTGCCAGTGATGCTGCATCTCCTTACCTCCATCAGCTCAGTGCGTCTCTACATCCCCAAAGACCTGAGGCCCTATGACAACCGACAGCTCATGCTCAAGTCCATACAG GAAGTGAAGAAGCGTTTCCCGGATGGCGTTCCCGTGCTGGACCCCGTGGACGACATGGGCATCAAAGACCCGGGTCTGAAGAAGGTCATCCAGAAGGTGGAGGCCTTCGAGCACCGCATGTACTCCCACCCGCTGCACAGCGACCCCAACCTGGAGTCGGCCTACTCGCTGTGTGAGAGGAAAGCCTTG ATCGCGGCGGACGTGCGCACGGCCAAGCAGGAGCTGAAGAAGGCTCGCACCGTGCTGCAGATGGACAAGCTCAAGTGCCGCAAGCGCGTGCTGCGGCGGCTGGGCTTCGCGGGGCCCTCGGACGTCATCGAGATGAAGGGGCGCGTGGCCTGTGAGATCAGCAG tgctGACGAGCTGCTCCTCACAGAGATGATCTTCAACGGCCTGTTCAACGACCTGACTGCTGAGCAGGCCACCTCTCTGCTGTCCTGCTTCGTCTTCCAAGAGAAC GCTAGTGAGATGCCAAAACTGACTGAACAGCTGGCTGGGCCACTGAGACAGATGCAG GAGTGTGCGAAGCGCATCGCCAAGGTGTCTGCGGACGCCAAGCTGGAGGTGGACGAGGACACGTACCTGAACCAGTTCAAGCCCCACCTGATGGACGTGGTGTACACCTGGGCCAACGGCGCCTCCTTCGCCCAGATCTGCAAGATGACCGACGTCTTCGAGG gcagCATCATCCGCTGCATGCGCCGCCTGGAGGAGGTGCTGAGACAGATGTGCTCCGCTGCCAAGGCCATCGGCAACACGGAGCTGGAGAACAAGTTCGCCGAGG GAATAACAAAGATCAAGCGGGACATCGTGTTCGCCGCCAGTCTCTACCTGTGA
- the plpp1a gene encoding phospholipid phosphatase 1, with product MSFICYFPFPLCFRLSFYSGHSSFSMYCMLFLALYLQARLTASWARLLRPTLQFFLIAASVYTGLSRVSDYKHHWSDVLVGLLQGALMALLVVFFVSDLFKKKEEAVKPEEISHASFVESPTNGNFESPN from the exons ATGTCATTCATTTGTTatttccccttccctctctgtttcaGGCTGTCCTTCTATTCGGGACACTCCTCGTTTTCCATGTACTGCATGCTGTTCCTGGCT CTCTACCTCCAGGCTAGGCTCACAGCCAGCTGGGCGCGCCTCCTGCGGCCCACTCTGCAGTTCTTCCTGATCGCGGCGTCCGTCTACACGGGCCTGTCCCGGGTGTCCGACTACAAGCACCACTGGAGCGATGTGCTGGTGGGCCTGCTGCAAGGAGCCCTCATGGCCCTCCTCGTG gtgttttTCGTGTCCGATCTTttcaagaagaaggaggaggcggtAAAACCAGAGGAGATTTCCCACGCGAGCTTCGTGGAGTCCCCCACCAACGGGAACTTTGAAAGCCCCAACTAA